One genomic region from Colletotrichum lupini chromosome 7, complete sequence encodes:
- a CDS encoding glycosyltransferase family 2 — MADIMNLFLPNLGFGWSPTAWMYLFIALWLHRYTRLLVNCVSHWVYKSKPIPANPTFTADDVTVIIPTIHNVFEELRPSLLSIIACNPRVLMLVTTSEKHASLEKLARSLPHPNVQVYSTPIANKRLQVCEALPKVTTKLTIMADDDVTWPSTMMPWILAPFEDPKIGGVGTCQRVKRVWDGPLSTRIFNWLGAAYIERRNFEISATHNLDGGTSCMSGRTGAYRSEILSSHDFLEGFKTEKWGKYILNADDDNFVTRWLVSHQWKTWIQYEKECELETTLENSTKFLYQCSRWARSNWRSNWTSLVRERYVLTQQPWCTYALHIATFTSLAFLFDPLIIFALWKGTADWDAEYRHQALWAQIIFVFGFTKVVKLVNLFRRNPSDILFLPVSILFGWAHGIIKLYALSTLKMTSWGSRADGDTNDDIRLTPRPKRAMSLTTPPGGQDLVRYRFERQMTEKVSDWHRPANEARRPQTVRMNTFPAKDIKAPHVTFSLLEHPTD; from the exons ATGGCAGACATCATGAATCTCTTCTTGCCCAACCTTGGCTTCGGTTGGTCTCCTACCGCCTGGATGTACCTGTTCATCGCCCTTTG GCTGCATCGTTACACCCGCCTCCTTGTCAACTGTGTCAGCCACTGGGTTTACAAGTCCAAGCCGATTCCCGCCAACCCTACCTTCACGGCTGACGATGTTACCGTCATCATCCCCACCATTCACAATGTCTTCGAGGAGCTTCGCCCTTCTCTGCTCAGCATCATCGCCTGCAACCCTCGCGTTCTGATGCTCGTTACTACCAGCGAGAAGCATGCCTCTCTTGAGAAGCTTGCTCGCAGCCTTCCTCACCCTAATGTGCAGGTCTACTCTACCCCCATTGCCAACAAGCGTCTTCAGGTCTGCGAGGCTCTGCCCAAGGTGACTACCAAGCTCACCATCATGGCTGACGATGATGTCACTTGGCCTTCTACCATGATGCCCTGGATTCTTGCTCCCTTCGAAGACCCCAAGATTGGCGGTGTCGGTACTTGCCAGAGAGTTAAGCGCGTCTGGGATGGCCCGCTATCCACTCGCATCTTCAACTGGCTCGGCGCTGCCTACATTGAGAGACGCAACTTCGAGATCTCGGCCACCCACAACCTCGACGGCGGTACTTCCTGCATGTCTGGCCGAACTGGTGCCTACCGATCTGAGATTCTGTCCAGCCACGACTTCCTTGAGGGCTTCAAGACCGAGAAATGGGGCAAGTATATCCTGAAcgccgacgacgacaacTTTGTCACTCGCTGGCTCGTCAGCCACCAGTGGAAGACTTGGATCCAGTACGAGAAGGAGTGTGAGCTCGAGACCACTCTGGAGAACAGCACCAAGTTCCTCTACCAGTGCTCCCGCTGGGCTCGCAGCAATTGGCGTAGCAACTGGACCAGTCTTGTCCGCGAGAGATACGTTCTCAC TCAGCAGCCCTGGTGCACTTATGCTCTCCATATTGCAACCTTCACTTCCTTGGCGTTCCTCTTCGACCCCCTCATCATCTTTGCTTTGTGGAAGGGTACTGCCGACTGGGACGCTGAGTACCGCCACCAGGCCCTCTGGGCTCAGATCATCTTCGTGTTCGGCTTCACCAAGGTCGTCAAGCTCGTGAACCTATTCCGTCGCAACCCTAGCGATATTCTCTTCCTGCCCGTCTCTATCCTCTTTGGATGGGCCCATGGAATCATCAAGCTTTACGCCTTGTCTACCCTCAAGATG ACCTCCTGGGGCAGCAGAGCCGATGGTGATACCAACGATGACATCCGTCTGACTCCTCGTCCCAAGCGAGCCATGAGTCTGACCACGCCCCCTGGTGGCCAGGACCTCGTCCGCTACCGCTTCGAGCGCCAGATGACCGAGAAGGTCTCCGACTGGCACCGCCCTGCTAACGAGGCGCGCCGACCCCAGACCGTGCGCATGAACACCTTCCCCGCGAAGGATATCAAGGCGCCTCACGTCACCTTCTCCCTCCTGGAGCACCCCACGGACTAG